The Enterobacter asburiae genome window below encodes:
- a CDS encoding DUF1097 domain-containing protein, producing MNILLCIAITTGILSGLWGWVAVSLGLLSWAGFLGCTAYFACPQGGVKGLFISGCTLMSGVIWALVIVKGSALAPHLEILGYVMTGVVAFLMCIQARHLLLSFVPGTFMGACATFAGQGDWKQVVPSLALGLLFGYAMKNSGLWLASRREKAQNITAVSE from the coding sequence ATGAACATATTACTTTGTATCGCAATAACGACAGGTATTCTCTCCGGGCTCTGGGGATGGGTGGCCGTGTCTCTCGGATTGCTCAGCTGGGCCGGGTTCCTCGGCTGTACCGCCTATTTCGCCTGTCCGCAGGGGGGCGTCAAAGGGCTGTTTATCTCTGGCTGCACGCTGATGAGCGGTGTTATCTGGGCGCTGGTGATCGTGAAAGGCAGCGCGCTGGCGCCGCATCTGGAAATCCTGGGATACGTCATGACGGGTGTCGTCGCCTTTTTAATGTGCATCCAGGCCAGGCATCTTCTGCTTTCATTTGTGCCGGGAACCTTTATGGGGGCATGTGCGACCTTTGCAGGGCAGGGTGACTGGAAGCAGGTAGTCCCTTCGCTGGCGCTGGGGTTGCTGTTTGGCTATGCCATGAAAAACAGCGGTCTATGGCTGGCGTCGCGGCGGGAAAAAGCGCAAAACATCACGGCAGTGAGCGAATAA
- the csgB gene encoding curli minor subunit CsgB, translating into MKNASLIMMFTLLGAPGFVTAANSDLANSEYNFAVNELSLSSLNQAAIIGQRGVFNNAEVSQDGSRLLSIVSQDGVGNRARVDQSGGYNIAWIDQSGNANDAGITQDGYGNSAKIIQKGSGNRANITQYGTQKTAVVVQKQSQMAINVIQH; encoded by the coding sequence ATGAAAAACGCATCGTTAATTATGATGTTTACATTACTGGGTGCGCCTGGATTTGTAACCGCAGCGAATTCAGATTTGGCAAATTCTGAATATAACTTTGCGGTTAACGAATTAAGTCTTTCATCACTAAATCAGGCAGCCATTATTGGTCAACGGGGCGTTTTCAATAACGCTGAGGTTAGCCAGGACGGTTCAAGACTCTTATCCATAGTATCCCAGGATGGGGTAGGTAACAGAGCGAGAGTTGATCAATCAGGGGGTTACAATATTGCCTGGATCGATCAGAGCGGTAACGCGAATGATGCAGGTATTACGCAAGATGGATACGGTAATAGCGCGAAAATTATCCAGAAAGGGTCGGGTAATAGAGCAAATATTACGCAGTACGGTACGCAGAAAACCGCAGTTGTAGTGCAGAAACAGTCGCAAATGGCGATTAACGTTATTCAACATTAG
- the csgE gene encoding curli production assembly/transport protein CsgE: MKRTLSWIAAASFLLAAGNLKAVEVEVPGLLTDHTVSSVGHSFYRAFSDKWDSTYTGNITINERPSARWGSWITITANQNVIYQTFLFPTKIDFDKNVVLALEQSEDAINRLQIDKALLSTSDLAKDEF; the protein is encoded by the coding sequence ATGAAGCGCACGTTGAGTTGGATCGCCGCAGCGAGTTTCCTGCTCGCTGCCGGGAATCTAAAGGCCGTCGAGGTCGAAGTTCCCGGATTGTTAACAGACCACACTGTCTCATCGGTCGGGCACAGTTTTTACCGTGCCTTCAGTGACAAATGGGACAGTACCTATACGGGTAATATAACAATCAACGAGCGGCCCAGTGCACGATGGGGAAGTTGGATAACAATAACGGCTAATCAGAACGTTATTTATCAAACGTTTTTATTCCCGACCAAAATAGACTTCGATAAAAACGTCGTCTTAGCACTGGAACAATCAGAAGACGCTATTAATCGCCTGCAAATAGATAAAGCCCTATTAAGCACCAGCGATTTAGCAAAAGACGAGTTCTAG
- the csgA gene encoding curli major subunit CsgA — protein sequence MKFLKVAALAAIVVSGSAMAGSINQGGWGHGHGHGGYSGPNSTLNIYQDGGGNSAVALQTDARNSVLNISQKGGGNGADVGQGSDDSKINLSQKGFGNSATLDQWNSKKSVMNVSQTGGFNGALVDQTASNSTVNVTQIGFGNHATAHQY from the coding sequence ATGAAATTTCTCAAAGTGGCAGCGCTTGCAGCAATCGTAGTTTCTGGTAGTGCTATGGCGGGTTCTATTAATCAGGGCGGCTGGGGTCATGGACATGGTCATGGCGGATACAGTGGCCCAAATTCCACCCTGAATATTTATCAGGACGGTGGCGGTAACTCAGCGGTAGCTCTGCAGACAGACGCCAGAAATTCTGTCCTGAATATTAGCCAGAAAGGTGGCGGTAACGGCGCTGACGTTGGTCAGGGTTCTGATGATAGTAAAATCAACCTGTCCCAGAAAGGTTTTGGCAACAGTGCGACACTTGATCAGTGGAACAGTAAAAAATCCGTTATGAATGTTAGCCAGACCGGCGGCTTTAACGGTGCACTCGTAGATCAGACTGCTTCCAACTCGACTGTTAACGTGACCCAGATCGGCTTTGGTAACCACGCGACAGCTCATCAGTACTGA
- a CDS encoding IS5-like element IS5 family transposase has protein sequence MSHQLTFADSEFSSKRRQTRKEIFLSRMEQILPWQNMVEVIEPFYPKAGNGRRPYPLETMLRIHCMQHWYNLSDGAMEDALYEIASMRLFARLSLDSALPDRTTIMNFRHLLEQHQLARQLFKTINRWLAEAGVMMTQGTLVDATIIEAPSSTKNKEQQRDPEMHQTKKGNQWHFGMKAHIGVDAKSGLTHSLVTTAANEHDLNQLGNLLHGEEQFVSADAGYQGAPQREELAEVDVDWLIAERPGKVRTLKQHPRKNKTAINIEYMKASIRAKVEHPFRIIKRQFGFVKARYKGLLKNDNQLAMLFTLANLFRADQMIRQWERSH, from the coding sequence ATGAGTCATCAACTTACCTTCGCCGACAGTGAATTCAGCAGTAAGCGCCGTCAGACCAGAAAAGAGATTTTCTTGTCCCGCATGGAGCAGATTCTGCCATGGCAAAACATGGTGGAAGTCATCGAGCCGTTTTACCCCAAGGCTGGTAATGGCCGGCGACCTTATCCGCTGGAAACCATGCTACGCATTCACTGCATGCAGCATTGGTACAACCTGAGCGATGGCGCGATGGAAGATGCTCTGTACGAAATCGCCTCCATGCGTCTGTTTGCCCGGTTATCCCTGGATAGCGCCTTGCCGGACCGCACCACCATCATGAATTTCCGCCACCTGCTGGAGCAGCATCAACTGGCCCGCCAATTGTTCAAGACCATCAATCGCTGGCTGGCCGAAGCAGGCGTCATGATGACTCAAGGCACCTTGGTCGATGCCACCATCATTGAGGCACCCAGCTCGACCAAGAACAAAGAGCAGCAACGCGATCCGGAGATGCATCAGACCAAGAAAGGCAATCAGTGGCACTTTGGCATGAAGGCCCACATTGGTGTCGATGCCAAGAGTGGCCTGACCCACAGCCTAGTCACCACCGCGGCCAACGAGCATGACCTCAATCAGCTGGGTAATCTGCTGCATGGAGAGGAGCAATTTGTCTCAGCCGATGCCGGCTACCAAGGGGCGCCACAGCGCGAGGAGCTGGCCGAGGTGGATGTGGACTGGCTGATCGCCGAGCGCCCCGGCAAGGTAAGAACCTTGAAACAGCATCCACGCAAGAACAAAACGGCCATCAACATCGAATACATGAAAGCCAGCATCCGGGCCAAGGTGGAGCACCCATTTCGCATCATCAAGCGACAGTTCGGCTTCGTGAAAGCCAGATACAAGGGGTTGCTGAAAAACGATAACCAACTGGCGATGTTATTCACGCTGGCCAACCTGTTTCGGGCGGACCAAATGATACGTCAGTGGGAGAGATCTCACTAA
- the csgC gene encoding curli assembly chaperone CsgC → MNTLILLAALSSQITFKTSQQENMTTIIPQVTLAQSCDCQVQIISLREGQGGQSSSRQQNTLFIPANQTIDLMRLSLNINAGDTVKIVVTVSDGKSLHLSQQWLPAERSL, encoded by the coding sequence ATGAATACCTTAATTCTCCTTGCCGCGCTTTCCAGCCAGATCACCTTCAAAACGTCACAGCAGGAAAATATGACCACCATTATTCCTCAGGTCACTCTGGCGCAGTCGTGCGATTGTCAGGTTCAGATTATTTCTTTACGAGAAGGGCAGGGGGGGCAAAGTTCTTCCCGGCAGCAAAACACACTTTTTATACCCGCTAATCAGACGATTGATTTAATGCGTCTGAGTTTAAATATTAATGCGGGAGACACGGTAAAAATCGTTGTCACCGTTTCAGACGGTAAATCGCTACATTTATCACAACAGTGGTTGCCAGCGGAACGTTCTCTATGA
- the csgD gene encoding biofilm master transcriptional regulator CsgD, protein MYNEVHSLHGHTLLLITKPSLQATALLQHLKQSLSLNGKLHNIQRSFDDIAPGSIILFDMMEADKKLIHYWQDILSRKNNNIRVLLLNTPDEYPFRDIESWPHINGVFYVTEEEDRVVEGLQGILRGECYFSQKLASYLITHSGNYRYNSSESALLTHREKEILNKLRIGASNIEIARSLFISENTVKTHLYNLFKKIAVKNRTQAVSWANDNLRR, encoded by the coding sequence ATGTATAATGAAGTCCATAGTTTACATGGTCATACATTACTGTTGATCACAAAACCTTCTTTGCAAGCGACAGCTTTATTACAACATTTAAAGCAATCTTTATCATTGAACGGGAAATTGCATAACATTCAACGTTCTTTTGATGATATTGCACCTGGCAGCATCATTCTTTTCGATATGATGGAAGCTGATAAAAAGCTTATCCATTACTGGCAGGATATTTTAAGCAGGAAAAACAATAATATCCGCGTGCTATTGTTGAATACGCCTGATGAATATCCTTTCAGGGATATTGAAAGCTGGCCGCATATCAATGGCGTGTTCTACGTCACGGAAGAAGAAGACCGGGTGGTAGAGGGGCTGCAAGGTATATTACGCGGAGAATGTTATTTTTCGCAAAAGCTTGCCAGCTATCTCATCACGCACTCCGGAAATTATCGCTATAACAGCTCAGAGTCAGCCCTGCTCACGCACCGTGAGAAAGAGATCCTGAACAAGTTACGCATTGGTGCTTCAAATATTGAAATCGCCCGTTCGTTATTTATCAGCGAAAATACGGTAAAGACGCACCTTTATAATCTTTTCAAGAAGATAGCTGTGAAAAACCGAACTCAGGCTGTTTCGTGGGCAAACGATAACCTCAGGCGTTAA
- the csgG gene encoding curli production assembly/transport protein CsgG gives MQRFLIFVAVCLLSGCLTAPPKEAAKPTLMPRAQSYRDLTHLPAPTGKIFVSVYNIQDETGQFKPYPASNFSTAVPQSATAMLVTALKDSHWFIPLERQGLQNLLNERKIIRAAQENGTVAANNRTPLESLAAANVMIEGSIIGYESNVKSGGAGARYFGIGADTQYQLDQIAVNLRVVNVSTGEVLSSVNTSKTILSYEVQAGVFRFIDYQRLLEGEIGYTSNEPVMMCLMSAIETGVIYLINDGIDRGLWDLQNKADVQNPILVKYRDMSVPPES, from the coding sequence ATGCAGCGCTTCCTGATATTTGTTGCAGTGTGCTTATTGAGCGGTTGTTTAACTGCTCCACCTAAAGAAGCTGCAAAACCTACATTAATGCCTCGGGCCCAGAGTTATCGTGATTTAACGCATTTACCTGCTCCAACGGGGAAAATATTTGTCTCCGTATACAACATTCAGGATGAAACCGGGCAATTTAAACCTTACCCGGCAAGTAACTTCTCCACGGCCGTGCCGCAAAGCGCCACCGCGATGCTGGTTACCGCGCTCAAGGATTCGCACTGGTTTATTCCGCTGGAACGTCAGGGTCTCCAGAACCTGTTGAATGAACGGAAAATCATTCGCGCCGCACAGGAAAATGGTACCGTCGCGGCCAATAACCGAACGCCTCTGGAATCTCTGGCAGCAGCGAACGTGATGATTGAAGGATCGATTATTGGCTACGAAAGTAACGTTAAATCGGGTGGTGCGGGAGCACGTTACTTCGGTATCGGTGCGGATACCCAGTATCAGCTCGACCAAATCGCCGTTAACCTGCGTGTAGTTAACGTCAGTACAGGCGAAGTGCTCTCTTCGGTGAACACCAGCAAAACCATTCTGTCTTATGAAGTTCAGGCTGGGGTATTCCGCTTCATCGATTACCAGCGTTTGCTGGAAGGTGAAATCGGCTACACCTCTAACGAACCGGTGATGATGTGTCTGATGTCAGCCATTGAAACCGGCGTGATCTACTTAATTAACGACGGTATAGACCGCGGGCTGTGGGATCTGCAAAACAAAGCAGACGTGCAGAACCCGATCCTGGTGAAATACCGCGATATGTCAGTCCCTCCGGAATCCTGA
- the csgF gene encoding curli production assembly/transport protein CsgF: protein MRIAYAVVSIMLITPISWAGNMTFQFRNPNFGGNPNNGAFLLNEAQAQNSYKDPSLKDFSIDTPSALDNFTQAIQSQILGGLLTNINTGKPGRMVTNDFIVDIANTDGQLQLNVTDRKTGRISTIQVSGLQSNSTDF from the coding sequence ATGCGTATTGCATATGCAGTTGTTTCGATAATGCTGATAACACCCATCAGCTGGGCCGGAAACATGACGTTTCAGTTCCGTAACCCTAACTTTGGCGGTAACCCTAATAACGGCGCGTTCCTGCTGAACGAAGCCCAGGCGCAAAACTCCTATAAGGATCCGAGCTTAAAGGATTTTAGCATTGATACCCCGTCCGCACTGGATAACTTCACTCAGGCTATCCAGTCGCAGATTTTAGGCGGGTTACTGACCAACATTAATACCGGTAAACCAGGCCGGATGGTTACCAACGACTTTATCGTTGATATCGCCAACACGGACGGACAGCTTCAGTTGAACGTGACCGATCGTAAAACCGGAAGAATCTCCACCATTCAGGTTTCCGGTCTACAAAGTAATTCAACTGACTTTTAA